Proteins from a genomic interval of Polaribacter sp. Q13:
- a CDS encoding YpdA family putative bacillithiol disulfide reductase, giving the protein MKNLDIVIVGGGPIGIACGLEAQKKGLTYVILEKGPIVNSVYNYPVNMQFFSSSEKLEIDEIPFISKEAKPRRSEALEYYRRIATSNKLNINLFEKVTSVSKVDNEFTIVSDKNSYKSKNIVIATGFYDIPNLLDVPGEDLPKVSHYYNDPHFYAGQKVAVIGASNSSVDAALECYRKGADVTLIIRGTEVGQRVKYWVRPDIINRIKEESIKVFYNSTVKEIAKDTITINTEKGIETLQNDFVLALTGYKPNFTLLDEIGVSFSEDANKIPTYNDETMETNVAGVYLAGVICGGMETHKWFIENSRIHAKMIIDNVVGKNNN; this is encoded by the coding sequence ATGAAAAATTTAGATATTGTTATAGTTGGAGGAGGTCCAATAGGTATTGCTTGTGGTTTAGAAGCTCAAAAAAAAGGGTTGACGTATGTAATTCTAGAAAAAGGTCCTATTGTAAATTCAGTGTACAATTATCCGGTGAACATGCAGTTTTTTTCTTCTTCAGAGAAATTAGAGATCGATGAAATTCCGTTTATTAGTAAAGAAGCAAAGCCAAGAAGAAGTGAAGCTTTAGAATACTACAGAAGAATAGCTACTTCAAACAAATTAAATATCAATTTGTTTGAAAAAGTAACGTCAGTTTCTAAAGTAGATAATGAGTTTACCATTGTTTCTGATAAAAACAGCTACAAATCTAAGAACATTGTTATTGCAACAGGTTTTTATGATATTCCAAATTTGTTAGATGTCCCTGGAGAGGATTTACCAAAAGTTTCTCATTATTATAATGATCCTCATTTTTATGCAGGACAAAAGGTGGCGGTTATAGGGGCAAGTAATTCGTCTGTAGACGCAGCTTTAGAGTGTTATAGAAAAGGTGCAGACGTTACCTTAATTATTAGAGGAACAGAGGTTGGACAGCGTGTAAAATATTGGGTAAGACCGGATATTATAAACCGTATAAAAGAAGAAAGTATAAAGGTTTTTTATAATAGTACTGTAAAAGAAATAGCGAAAGATACGATTACAATAAATACAGAAAAAGGAATAGAAACGCTACAGAACGATTTTGTTTTGGCGTTAACAGGTTACAAGCCAAATTTTACGCTTTTAGATGAAATTGGTGTTTCTTTTTCTGAAGATGCAAATAAAATTCCTACTTATAATGATGAAACTATGGAAACCAATGTGGCAGGCGTATACTTAGCGGGTGTTATTTGTGGCGGAATGGAAACGCACAAGTGGTTTATAGAGAACTCTCGCATTCATGCAAAGATGATTATTGATAATGTAGTAGGGAAAAATAATAATTAA
- a CDS encoding SprT-like domain-containing protein, whose product MNSNYQNFVPLKAIPFIEFLINEHSFTLKIVNQRETKHGDFRQLPDGRFQITVNNNLNKYQFLLTLVHEIAHHVTHQKFGRVQPHGKEWKMVFQHLMLPFLRPEIYPMEMLPFLARYFKNPKASTDTDADLSLALRGNVAETGKHFIFDIPFGSLFVFKNTIYKRGNKRRTRYECMNMSNKKVYLFNQNVEIEFYKNG is encoded by the coding sequence TTGAATTCAAATTATCAAAATTTCGTTCCTTTAAAAGCAATTCCGTTTATAGAATTTCTAATAAACGAGCATTCTTTTACGCTAAAAATTGTAAATCAGAGAGAAACAAAACATGGTGATTTTAGACAATTACCAGACGGAAGGTTTCAAATTACGGTAAATAATAATCTTAATAAATATCAGTTTTTACTAACGCTAGTGCACGAAATTGCCCATCATGTTACGCATCAAAAATTTGGACGCGTACAACCTCACGGTAAGGAATGGAAAATGGTTTTTCAGCATTTAATGTTGCCTTTTTTACGTCCAGAAATTTACCCCATGGAGATGCTACCTTTTTTAGCTAGGTATTTTAAAAACCCAAAAGCAAGTACAGATACTGATGCCGATTTATCTTTAGCCCTAAGAGGAAATGTAGCAGAAACTGGCAAACATTTTATTTTTGATATTCCTTTTGGTAGTTTATTCGTCTTTAAAAACACGATCTACAAAAGAGGAAATAAACGTAGAACGCGTTATGAATGCATGAATATGAGTAACAAGAAAGTCTATTTATTCAATCAAAATGTAGAAATTGAATTTTATAAAAACGGTTAG
- a CDS encoding ABC transporter ATP-binding protein has translation MIEVNNLHKGFGEAKILKGISATFLPGETSLIIGESGSGKTVFIKSLIGLHTPEDGTISFDGRINTKFTEKEKQQWRQEIGMVFQGSALFDSQTVQENVMFPLKMFTNQSNVEMLDRVNFVLDRVNLQNSNKKLPAELSGGMQKRVAIARAIVMNPKYLFCDEPNSGLDPRTAIVIDNLIQEITDEYKITTVINTHDMNSVMEIGEKIIFLKEGRKAWEGTNEDIFKTDNEAVVSFVYSSNLFKKVREAYLNEKKYK, from the coding sequence ATGATAGAAGTAAATAATTTACATAAAGGTTTTGGAGAAGCAAAAATATTAAAAGGTATTTCTGCTACTTTTCTTCCTGGCGAAACTAGTTTAATTATTGGTGAAAGTGGTTCTGGTAAGACGGTGTTTATAAAATCTTTAATAGGTTTGCATACCCCAGAAGATGGTACTATTTCTTTTGATGGTAGAATAAATACAAAATTTACAGAAAAAGAAAAACAGCAATGGAGACAAGAAATTGGTATGGTTTTTCAAGGAAGTGCATTATTCGATTCTCAAACGGTACAAGAGAATGTAATGTTTCCTTTAAAAATGTTTACTAATCAATCTAATGTGGAGATGTTAGATCGTGTAAATTTTGTTTTAGATAGAGTTAATTTACAAAATTCAAATAAAAAGTTACCAGCAGAGCTTTCTGGAGGAATGCAAAAAAGGGTTGCCATTGCAAGAGCTATTGTAATGAACCCAAAATATTTGTTTTGTGACGAACCAAATTCTGGTTTAGATCCTAGAACTGCAATTGTGATAGATAATTTAATTCAAGAAATTACAGATGAATATAAAATTACAACCGTAATTAATACGCATGATATGAATTCTGTAATGGAAATTGGAGAAAAAATAATTTTTTTAAAAGAAGGTAGAAAAGCTTGGGAAGGTACTAATGAAGATATATTTAAAACTGATAATGAAGCTGTTGTGAGTTTTGTGTATTCTTCTAATTTATTTAAGAAAGTTAGAGAAGCATATTTAAATGAAAAAAAATATAAATAG
- a CDS encoding type B 50S ribosomal protein L31, whose product MRKGIHPENYRMVAFKDMSNEDVFLTRSTVDTKETLEVDGVEYPLVKLEISRTSHPFYTGKSKLIDAAGRIDKFKNKYAKFKK is encoded by the coding sequence ATGAGAAAAGGAATTCATCCAGAAAATTACAGAATGGTAGCTTTTAAAGACATGTCTAACGAAGATGTATTTTTAACACGTTCTACTGTAGACACTAAAGAAACGTTAGAAGTTGATGGTGTTGAGTATCCTTTAGTAAAATTAGAGATTTCTAGAACATCTCACCCATTTTACACTGGTAAATCTAAACTTATTGATGCTGCAGGACGTATCGATAAATTTAAAAACAAATACGCAAAATTCAAAAAATAA
- a CDS encoding DUF389 domain-containing protein produces the protein MEEENKVVEEKVDQSKQEMKDEARGLLSSIKRYLIELLDFRHDTDHEATMEAIKADIPFKGATAWILIFAVFVASIGLNADSTAVVIGAMLISPLMGPILGIGSAFAINDIDVFKKSVVSLTTMIVLSLLASFVFFYFFPLSEDTSELLGRTKPDIRDVLIAFFGGLALMVAKTKKGTVASVIFGVAIATALMPPLCTAGYGLAKGFSGDVVGFTYAFGALYLFTINTIFIALATFIVLKLLSFPMHKYANAARRKRYATVATVVGIAVMIPAVYTFLHALEESRVNAQLKTFVKNEVKTIENFQLIEEDYDSDTKVLKLNFFNEVSAAEKNMLESSLVNDPRYDRLKEVKINIKGSDTKSFELITTAYTEKKEELIESKKQIEELQNKIIQLEGTISALNTRIENDALHNDKNAIAFSRISKEAKILYSDIEEIGFSKVLFSKDFINIDTIPTATIKWNLKLTDSIINIKESKLRPWLQKEMDLDTLFLKRER, from the coding sequence ATGGAAGAAGAAAATAAGGTAGTTGAGGAAAAGGTAGATCAATCTAAGCAAGAAATGAAAGATGAAGCTAGGGGATTACTCTCTAGTATAAAAAGATATTTAATAGAACTCTTAGACTTTAGACACGATACAGACCATGAAGCTACCATGGAAGCTATTAAAGCAGATATTCCTTTTAAAGGGGCTACTGCTTGGATTCTTATTTTTGCTGTCTTTGTGGCTTCTATTGGGTTAAATGCAGATTCTACTGCTGTGGTTATTGGAGCTATGTTAATATCTCCTTTAATGGGCCCCATTTTAGGTATTGGAAGTGCCTTTGCTATTAATGATATTGATGTTTTTAAAAAATCAGTAGTAAGTTTAACTACCATGATTGTGTTAAGCTTGTTAGCGTCATTTGTATTCTTTTATTTTTTTCCTTTAAGTGAAGATACTTCAGAGTTATTAGGCAGAACAAAACCAGATATTAGAGATGTACTGATAGCTTTTTTTGGTGGTTTGGCCTTAATGGTTGCTAAAACAAAAAAAGGAACTGTAGCTTCTGTAATTTTTGGAGTAGCAATTGCTACTGCTTTAATGCCTCCATTGTGTACTGCTGGTTATGGTTTGGCAAAAGGTTTTTCTGGAGATGTTGTTGGGTTTACGTACGCTTTTGGTGCCTTATATTTGTTTACTATTAATACTATTTTTATCGCTTTGGCAACCTTTATAGTCTTAAAGTTGTTGAGTTTTCCTATGCATAAATACGCAAATGCAGCAAGAAGAAAACGGTATGCCACTGTTGCAACGGTTGTAGGTATTGCTGTTATGATTCCTGCAGTGTATACATTTTTACATGCTTTGGAAGAAAGTAGAGTAAATGCACAGTTAAAAACCTTTGTAAAGAATGAAGTAAAGACTATTGAAAATTTTCAACTGATAGAGGAGGATTATGATTCAGATACTAAGGTTTTAAAGCTAAATTTCTTTAATGAAGTAAGTGCTGCGGAGAAAAATATGTTAGAAAGTAGTTTGGTTAATGACCCAAGATATGATCGCTTAAAAGAAGTGAAAATTAATATTAAAGGAAGTGATACTAAAAGTTTTGAGTTGATAACAACAGCTTACACAGAGAAAAAGGAAGAGTTGATTGAAAGTAAAAAACAGATAGAAGAACTTCAAAACAAAATAATCCAATTAGAAGGAACTATTTCTGCTTTAAATACAAGGATTGAAAATGATGCACTGCATAATGATAAAAATGCAATTGCTTTTAGTAGAATTTCTAAAGAGGCAAAAATTCTATATAGTGATATAGAAGAAATCGGATTTTCAAAAGTTTTATTTTCAAAAGATTTTATTAATATAGATACTATTCCTACGGCAACTATTAAATGGAACTTAAAGTTAACAGATAGCATTATTAACATAAAAGAAAGTAAATTACGTCCTTGGTTGCAAAAAGAAATGGATTTAGATACGTTGTTTCTCAAAAGAGAAAGATAA
- a CDS encoding glutaminyl-peptide cyclotransferase — translation MKNSTLLVAFLACFLLITSCSDVYKFSLNHKKQVTLNSNLEVTLKEKEDKPVTNVQFFVNGKEVSSEGNTASINTTNLGVGKHKISALIFYAEKTKKENSFFEVLADKTPIVYDYKIINEYPHDKTAYTQGLEYHDGFLYESTGRRGQSNLRKVEIKTGKVLQKIDLDKKYFGEGMTIFNNKIYWLTWQGKKGFVYNLETFKQEKEFAYNNSAEGWGFTHNGTQLIKSDGTSKIWFLDPDTLKELKSIQVYTNKYAVDNLNELELINGKIYANKYQQNAIVIIDPKTGVVEGIANLKGLHAEMEKTQKLVPQDEVLNGIAFDAENNRLFVTGKHWGKLFEIELIKKQ, via the coding sequence ATGAAAAATAGTACTCTATTGGTTGCTTTTTTAGCGTGTTTCTTACTAATTACATCTTGTTCTGATGTGTATAAATTTAGCTTAAACCATAAAAAACAAGTTACTTTAAATTCTAATTTAGAGGTTACTCTAAAAGAAAAAGAAGACAAACCAGTAACTAATGTCCAGTTTTTTGTGAATGGAAAAGAAGTTTCTTCTGAAGGAAATACGGCTTCTATAAACACCACTAATTTGGGTGTTGGAAAACATAAAATATCTGCCTTGATTTTTTATGCTGAAAAAACTAAAAAAGAAAATAGTTTTTTTGAGGTTTTAGCTGATAAAACTCCTATTGTTTATGACTATAAAATTATAAATGAATATCCGCATGATAAAACTGCTTACACACAAGGTTTAGAATATCACGATGGTTTTTTATATGAGAGCACAGGTCGTAGAGGTCAATCTAATCTTAGAAAGGTTGAAATTAAAACCGGTAAAGTTTTACAAAAAATAGATTTAGATAAAAAGTACTTTGGTGAAGGTATGACTATTTTTAACAACAAAATTTATTGGTTAACATGGCAAGGTAAAAAAGGTTTTGTGTATAATTTAGAAACCTTTAAACAAGAAAAAGAGTTTGCATACAATAATAGTGCAGAAGGTTGGGGTTTTACTCATAACGGAACTCAGTTGATAAAATCTGATGGTACTTCTAAAATTTGGTTTTTAGATCCGGATACTTTAAAAGAACTAAAATCAATACAAGTATACACCAATAAATATGCAGTAGATAACTTAAATGAGTTAGAATTGATCAATGGAAAAATCTACGCGAACAAATATCAACAAAATGCTATTGTTATTATAGACCCTAAAACGGGTGTTGTAGAAGGTATTGCAAATTTAAAAGGTTTGCATGCAGAAATGGAAAAAACTCAGAAGTTAGTGCCACAAGACGAGGTTTTAAATGGTATTGCTTTTGATGCAGAGAATAATCGTCTTTTTGTAACAGGTAAACATTGGGGCAAATTATTTGAAATTGAATTGATTAAAAAACAATAA
- a CDS encoding SDR family oxidoreductase → MKNIVITGTSRGIGFELAKQFAENGHNVLALSRNTKPLSDFNHKNITLFSVDLSVNSDLKKVTDYIKNNWKQVDILINNAGKLINKPFTDLSSDDFLEVYKVNVFAVAEITKLMIPFMQKGSHVVTISSMGGIQGSLKFPGLAAYSSAKGAVITLSELLAEEYKEQQIAFNVLALGAVQTEMLEEAFPGYEAPTTATEMANYIFDFSLTGNKFYNGKVLQVSSTNP, encoded by the coding sequence ATGAAAAATATAGTTATAACAGGAACCAGTAGAGGAATTGGTTTTGAACTAGCAAAACAATTTGCAGAAAACGGACACAATGTTTTAGCTTTATCTAGAAACACAAAACCACTTTCTGATTTCAATCATAAAAACATTACATTATTTTCTGTTGATTTATCTGTAAATTCAGATTTAAAAAAAGTAACAGATTATATTAAAAACAACTGGAAACAAGTTGATATTTTAATCAATAATGCAGGTAAATTAATTAACAAACCTTTTACAGATTTATCTTCGGATGATTTTTTAGAAGTCTATAAAGTGAATGTTTTTGCTGTTGCAGAAATCACTAAATTAATGATTCCTTTTATGCAAAAAGGAAGTCATGTAGTTACAATAAGCTCTATGGGTGGAATTCAAGGAAGTCTAAAATTTCCTGGATTAGCCGCATATTCATCCGCCAAAGGCGCTGTAATTACTTTATCAGAATTATTAGCAGAAGAATATAAAGAACAACAAATAGCTTTTAATGTTTTAGCTTTAGGCGCTGTACAAACAGAAATGCTAGAAGAAGCTTTTCCTGGATATGAAGCTCCAACCACTGCTACAGAAATGGCAAATTATATTTTTGACTTCTCTTTAACAGGAAATAAGTTTTATAACGGTAAAGTATTACAAGTTTCATCTACAAACCCGTAA
- a CDS encoding FMN-binding glutamate synthase family protein has translation MRNTILSIFIGITILSGVLVYFIPQIGTIILLAISGLLTLLAIYDSFQTKHSLLRAFPVIARLRWFFEDERDKIQQYFIEDNLNGTPINREKRSIVYQRAKLSKQTVPFGTQHNVYAKGYEFVKHSLFPKDHHHIAGERIVFGSDRCTQKYDGSIINISAMSFGSLSKNAIMALNQGAKMGNFAHNTGEGGISPYHLQGGDVIFQVGTGYFGAGKHDADGKRFFDDEIFRTNAIRPEVKMIEIKFSQGAKPGHGGILPAVKNTEEIAEIRGVIPFTQVDSPPGHSAFSNYEEMIIFIQKVRDLSGGKPVGIKFCVGNNEEIETMMQAFADANNYPDFISVDGGEGGTGAAPMEFTNYIGTPLVEGLVFVNKLLIKHKLKDQIKIIASGKAIDAFDIIKYLSLGADAIGMARSFMLSLGCIQARECNLDTCPVGVATQDDDLVKALVVEKKNVRVKNYHNKTIEAVKEVVAAMGVASISDIKANQVFRRRKDEEVVSLEEIFYPN, from the coding sequence ATGAGAAATACCATACTTTCTATTTTTATAGGAATCACTATTTTATCCGGAGTTTTAGTTTACTTCATTCCGCAAATTGGCACTATTATTTTATTAGCTATCTCTGGTTTGCTAACCTTACTAGCAATTTATGACAGCTTTCAAACCAAGCATTCGTTGTTAAGAGCTTTTCCTGTAATAGCACGTTTACGATGGTTTTTTGAAGATGAAAGAGATAAAATTCAACAATATTTTATAGAAGACAATTTAAATGGTACGCCTATAAATAGAGAAAAAAGAAGTATTGTATATCAACGTGCCAAATTATCTAAACAAACAGTTCCTTTTGGTACACAGCATAATGTCTATGCAAAGGGGTATGAATTTGTAAAGCATTCTTTGTTTCCAAAAGATCATCATCATATTGCAGGAGAAAGAATTGTTTTTGGTTCAGATAGGTGTACTCAAAAATATGATGGTTCTATCATTAATATTTCTGCAATGTCTTTTGGTTCTTTGAGTAAAAATGCAATTATGGCATTAAATCAAGGAGCAAAAATGGGTAATTTTGCTCATAATACTGGAGAAGGTGGTATCTCACCTTATCACCTACAAGGAGGAGATGTTATTTTTCAAGTAGGAACTGGATATTTCGGCGCAGGAAAACACGATGCCGATGGAAAACGTTTTTTTGATGACGAAATTTTTAGAACGAATGCCATTCGTCCGGAAGTAAAAATGATTGAAATTAAGTTTTCTCAGGGAGCAAAACCTGGACATGGAGGAATTCTTCCGGCAGTAAAAAACACAGAAGAAATTGCAGAAATTCGTGGAGTTATTCCGTTTACACAAGTAGATTCACCTCCAGGACATTCCGCATTTTCTAACTATGAAGAAATGATTATTTTCATACAAAAAGTAAGAGATTTATCTGGAGGAAAACCCGTAGGAATCAAATTTTGTGTGGGTAATAACGAAGAAATTGAAACCATGATGCAAGCTTTTGCAGATGCTAATAATTATCCAGATTTTATTTCAGTAGATGGAGGAGAAGGCGGTACGGGAGCTGCACCAATGGAGTTTACTAATTATATTGGCACGCCACTTGTTGAAGGATTAGTTTTTGTAAATAAACTTTTAATAAAACATAAATTAAAAGATCAAATAAAAATTATTGCAAGCGGAAAAGCAATTGATGCTTTCGATATTATAAAATACTTGTCTTTAGGTGCAGATGCAATTGGAATGGCAAGAAGTTTTATGTTGAGTTTAGGGTGTATACAAGCTAGAGAATGTAATTTAGATACGTGCCCTGTTGGTGTTGCTACACAAGATGACGATTTGGTAAAAGCATTAGTGGTAGAAAAGAAAAATGTACGTGTTAAAAATTACCACAATAAAACTATTGAAGCAGTTAAAGAGGTTGTTGCAGCAATGGGAGTAGCGTCTATTTCAGATATAAAAGCTAATCAAGTTTTTAGACGTAGAAAAGATGAAGAAGTTGTTAGTTTAGAAGAAATTTTTTATCCTAATTAA
- a CDS encoding ABC transporter permease gives MGYLEHIGKYFLMLGRVFKRPQKGKVFYEALVKEIDELGLKSLGIIMFISFFIGGVIALQTALNLDNPFIPESLIGFAAKRSIILEFAPTFCSIILAGKVGSYITSSIGTMRVTEQIDALEVMGINALSHLVLPKVIATVFFYPFLISLGMFLGILGGWVTGVLSGLFSGASYIEGIQTDFDPFLLTYAIIKTLVFAFLIATVPSYHGYYVKGGSIAVGKASTQAVVWTTILIVIANYFLTQMLLT, from the coding sequence ATGGGTTACCTAGAACATATTGGTAAATATTTTCTCATGTTAGGTCGTGTTTTTAAAAGACCACAAAAAGGAAAAGTTTTTTATGAAGCTTTGGTAAAAGAGATTGACGAATTAGGCTTAAAATCTTTAGGGATTATTATGTTTATTTCCTTTTTTATTGGAGGTGTAATTGCATTGCAAACTGCTTTAAATTTAGACAATCCTTTTATTCCGGAATCTTTAATCGGTTTTGCCGCTAAACGTTCAATTATTTTAGAATTTGCGCCTACTTTTTGTTCAATTATCTTAGCAGGTAAAGTTGGGTCTTATATAACATCTAGTATAGGTACAATGCGTGTTACAGAACAAATTGATGCTTTAGAAGTTATGGGAATTAATGCATTAAGTCATTTAGTTTTACCTAAAGTTATTGCTACTGTTTTCTTTTATCCTTTTTTAATATCATTAGGGATGTTTTTAGGTATTTTAGGAGGATGGGTTACTGGGGTTTTATCGGGGCTTTTTTCTGGTGCAAGTTATATAGAAGGAATTCAAACAGATTTTGATCCTTTTTTATTAACCTATGCAATTATTAAAACGTTAGTTTTTGCCTTTTTAATTGCTACAGTACCTTCTTATCATGGGTATTATGTAAAAGGAGGATCTATAGCTGTAGGTAAAGCAAGTACACAAGCTGTGGTTTGGACGACTATTTTAATTGTAATAGCAAATTATTTTTTAACTCAAATGCTTTTAACCTAA